The Pantanalinema sp. genomic sequence AGGGGTTGGGGAGCCCGTTCTCCTCGCAGAAGTCCGTCAGCAACTTGGCCGCCAGATCGGCGCAGTCGATCTCGACGCCCTTGGCCTGCAGAGCCGCGGTCTGACGCGCGACGAAGGCGCCGTAGGCCTCGGCCGACGCCTTGCCCTCTGGCTTGTCCTGCGGCTTGCGCGGGGTGGGTTCGAAGCGATCGGGTTTCAGGGTGCTCCCGGCTTCCTGCCGTGCTTCCTTGGGAGGCTGCGCCGGCGCGACCGGGGCGCTCGCGGGCAGCTTCAGGACCATGCCGGCAGAGAGGCGATTGGGGTTGCTCCCGATGACGGCCTTGTTGAGGTCGTAGAGCTCGGGCCACCGCTTGGCGTCGCCCAGCACCTTGGCCGCGATGCGCGAGAGGGTCTCGCCGGGCTTGACGGTGTGGGTCGATTTGGCGCCCGGGCGCGGGGTGGGCGCCTTGTTGCCGTTGATGGGGGTGGGCATGGTGCGTCTTCTCCTGGGTTCGCCGGCTGCGATGAAGGGCCTTCGAGGATCGTTTTCCCGATCCTGACCCGAAAATCGATAAATAGCGCTTTAAGGATGGACTAAATTCCGCGCCTCGTTCGACGCGAAGGGGCATCACTGGCTTTGAATCCTCAAGAACCTGTCATCTTGGTGTTCGTTGTTGTGATGTGTATGACTGTATATGGGTATGACCACAATGTTATATGACTTTTTCGTGCCGATTCAGGCGCGCGACCTGGCGCCAGCGGGTGACCGGACAGCCGATTCACGCATCAGGCCCCGGATTTCCCGTGGCGCCGCACCGGGGGACAGCACCGACGAGCCGCGTTCCGCCGGCTCCGATCGAGCGACAGGAGGCCTTTCCGTGAAGCTGCCGAAGCTGAAACTCCAGGGCCAGTTGATGCTGCTGTGCGCGGCGATCGCCGTGGGTCCGATGGTCACCATCGGCCTGATCTTCATCAATCAATCGGCCCAGACCATCGTACACCAGGCCGAACAGGAGCTCAGAAGCGATCGCAAGGCCGCCCATGAGGTCTTCGCTGGCCAGATCAAGGCCCAGCGAGCGCTCTTGAGCGGGGCCAGCGACCAGGCCGCCATGCTTCAAGCCGGTGCGGACGCGCAGCTTTCGTTTCTGCGAGGCCTGCAGCGCCGCGCCAACCTGGACAGCGTCCTGCTGACCGACGCCAGCGGGCGCATCATCCGGGGAGTCTCGGGCAACGGCGCGAGCGTCCAGGGCGAGGTCGCCTGGTCCGAGCTGACGCGCCAGGCGCTGGCCGGGGAGCGGCCGGCCGGGTTCGAGGTCGTTCCCCCCGAGTTCCTCGCGGCCCATGGCCTGGGCGAAGCCGGCGCGATCAAGCTCATCGACACCCCGAACGCCCGCAAGCCGGCTTCCACCGTCGAGAGGCGCGGCATGATGATCCGCGCGGCCGCCCCCCTGGTCCAGGGGGGGCGGGTGATCGGGACGATCCAGAGCGCCCAGCTGATCAGCAAGCGCTTCGAGCTCGTGGACGAGGTGCAGGCCGAGCTCGGGGTGTCATGCACCGTCTTCCTGGACGACATCCGCGTCTCGACCAACCTCAAGAAGGCGGACGGCGCTCGCGCGATCGGCACCCTCGCCGCCACGCCGATCACCGACCGGGTCCTCAAGGGCGGTTCCGAGTTCAGCGGCCGGGCCTTCGTGGTCAAGGATTGGTTCCTGACGGCCTACGAGCCGATCCGTGACGTCATGGGCAACCGCATCGGGATCCTCTTCGTGGGCATCCCCGAGGCGCCCTTCGTGGCCATGCGAAACACCATGATCGGCCAGGTCGCCCTCGCCGCCCTCGTGCTGGGGCTCATCGCCGGCCTGCTGGGGCTCTGGTACACCCGCGACCTCCTGCGTCCGATCCGTCAGCTCAACCAGGTCGCCGAGGGCATCTCGGTGGGGGAGCTGGGCCACCGGCTGAGCATCGCGCGTCAGGACGAGCTCGGCGAGATGGCCCAGTCGATCCAGCGCATGGTGGCCTACCTGCAGGAGACGGCCTCCGCGGTGGAGGCCGTCCGTCGCGGCGACCTGGAGAAGCGGCTCAGCCCGAAGAGCGACCGTGACCAGTTCGGTCACGCCATCGTGGCGATGGTTCAAGGCCTGCGCGAGATCGTTCAGCGCGTGCGCTGCGCGGCCGACACCCTGGGGGACAGCTCGCAGCAGATCCGCGGCGCCAGCGACGGCATGTCCCAGCTGGCGACGGCCCAGGCGGCGAGCACCGAGCAAACGGCCACCACGATGGAGCAGATGGTCGAGAGTATCCTCGCGATCGATTCCAGCGCCCAGAGTCTCGGTGGGCAGGTGAGCGAGGTCCGGGGGCAGTCCGACCAGCTCGCCAGCGCAACCTCCCAGACCAGCTCGGCGATCGCCGAGCTGGCCGCGAGCATCCAGGAGACCGCCGGCAACGTGGCCCACGCCAACCGGATCTCCGAGCAGACCACGGCCGCCGCCGTGGCGGGCGAGGATGCGGTCATCAGGACCATGTCCGGCATGCGCGCGATCGCCGAGACGATGCATGGGATCCGCGCGACGATCGAGGTGCTGGAGCAGCGCTCCGGCGAGATCGGCCGCATCCTCGAGGTGATCGACGACATCGCCGAGCAGACCAACCTGCTGGCGCTCAACGCCGCCATCGAGGCGGCCCGCGCCGGCGACGCGGGCCGCGGCTTCGCGGTGGTGGCCGACGAAGTTCGCAAGCTGGCCGAGCGCTCGGCCCTCGCGACCAAGGAGATCGGCGGGCTCATTAAGGGCATCCAGAACGAGACGGCCCAGGCCGTCGGGGTCACCCAGGAGGGCACCACCCGGGTCGAGGAGGGCACCCAGCTGGCCACCCGGACCAACGAGGCCCTGAGGCGCATCAAGGAGGCCGCGCTGGAGGCCAAGCGACTGCTGGACCAGGTGGCCATCGCTTCCAGCGAGCAGGCGCGGGCCAGCGCCCATATCGTGACCACCTCGGAAGAGATGGCCGCGATCAACCTTCGCGTCTCACAAGCCGTCGCGGCCATGGACCAGCTCACCCGCCGGGTGATGCACGCCACCGGCGAACAGCGCCAGGCTTCCCAGCAGGTGGTCACGGCGGTCGATGAGCTCAGCTGCCACGCCCGGGAGTCGGCCGAGGCGAGTCAGCGGGTCGCTCGCACCGCCGGAGAGCTCAGCCGGCAGGCTCAGGCACTACAGGGGGCGGTCGGGTTCTTCCACCTTTCGGCGGAGCCCGATCCGTGCCAGCTGGACGTCACGATCAAGCGGGTCCTGGCCCTGCCCCCGCAGAGCTAACTCAGAGCCTGCGCTCGAGGGACTGCCGCTTGCTTTCATAGGCCCTTCCCAGGCCCAGCTCGAGGGCCAGGTCGCAGAGGCCGAGGGCCTGCTCGATTTCTCCGGTGTCGGCCAGCAGGGCGATCCCCCGCTCGCAAAAGCGCAGCTCCGGCAGGTAGGCCTTGAACTCGCGC encodes the following:
- a CDS encoding methyl-accepting chemotaxis protein, with the translated sequence MKLPKLKLQGQLMLLCAAIAVGPMVTIGLIFINQSAQTIVHQAEQELRSDRKAAHEVFAGQIKAQRALLSGASDQAAMLQAGADAQLSFLRGLQRRANLDSVLLTDASGRIIRGVSGNGASVQGEVAWSELTRQALAGERPAGFEVVPPEFLAAHGLGEAGAIKLIDTPNARKPASTVERRGMMIRAAAPLVQGGRVIGTIQSAQLISKRFELVDEVQAELGVSCTVFLDDIRVSTNLKKADGARAIGTLAATPITDRVLKGGSEFSGRAFVVKDWFLTAYEPIRDVMGNRIGILFVGIPEAPFVAMRNTMIGQVALAALVLGLIAGLLGLWYTRDLLRPIRQLNQVAEGISVGELGHRLSIARQDELGEMAQSIQRMVAYLQETASAVEAVRRGDLEKRLSPKSDRDQFGHAIVAMVQGLREIVQRVRCAADTLGDSSQQIRGASDGMSQLATAQAASTEQTATTMEQMVESILAIDSSAQSLGGQVSEVRGQSDQLASATSQTSSAIAELAASIQETAGNVAHANRISEQTTAAAVAGEDAVIRTMSGMRAIAETMHGIRATIEVLEQRSGEIGRILEVIDDIAEQTNLLALNAAIEAARAGDAGRGFAVVADEVRKLAERSALATKEIGGLIKGIQNETAQAVGVTQEGTTRVEEGTQLATRTNEALRRIKEAALEAKRLLDQVAIASSEQARASAHIVTTSEEMAAINLRVSQAVAAMDQLTRRVMHATGEQRQASQQVVTAVDELSCHARESAEASQRVARTAGELSRQAQALQGAVGFFHLSAEPDPCQLDVTIKRVLALPPQS